Proteins from a single region of Acidovorax sp. NCPPB 3576:
- a CDS encoding phosphomannomutase/phosphoglucomutase, whose product MQPTPAIFKAYDIRGIVPSTLNDEVARGLGRAFGTAARAEGQTVVAVGRDGRLSGPSLAAALIAGLVDAGIEVIDIGPATTPMLYFAAHTLCHSGIQVTGSHNPKDYNGFKMVLAGRAIYGEEIQALRRTMEEESWKLAEGGRVRQADVLPAYVERITSDVKLARPMKIVVDSGNGIAGASAPGIFRALGCEVIELFSEVDGNFPNHHPDPSKPENLRDLIATLQSSDAELGLAFDGDGDRLGIVTKDGQNIFPDRQMMLFARDVLSRVPGGHILFDVKCTQRLAPAIAEAGGQPVMYKTGHSLIKARMKELDSPLGGEMSGHIFFKERWFGFDDGTYAGCRLLEILSRESDPGAVLNGLPTSHSTPELNVSCAEGEPHRLTAELQALAAETFAAPAEINTIDGLRVDWPDGFGLIRASNTTPVLVLRFEGHTPEALARIEAAMLALLHRVKPDAHVGAAAH is encoded by the coding sequence GTGCAGCCCACGCCCGCCATCTTCAAGGCCTACGACATCCGCGGCATCGTGCCGAGCACCCTGAACGACGAAGTGGCCCGGGGCCTGGGGCGCGCCTTCGGCACCGCTGCGCGGGCCGAAGGGCAGACGGTGGTGGCCGTGGGGCGCGACGGCCGCCTGTCCGGCCCCTCGCTGGCCGCCGCGCTGATCGCCGGGCTGGTGGACGCCGGCATCGAGGTCATCGACATCGGCCCCGCCACCACCCCCATGCTCTACTTTGCCGCCCACACCCTGTGCCACAGCGGCATCCAGGTCACCGGCAGCCACAACCCCAAGGACTACAACGGCTTCAAGATGGTGCTGGCCGGCCGCGCCATCTACGGCGAAGAAATCCAGGCCCTGCGCCGCACCATGGAAGAAGAAAGCTGGAAGCTGGCCGAAGGCGGCCGCGTGCGCCAGGCCGACGTGCTGCCCGCCTACGTGGAGCGCATCACCTCCGACGTCAAGCTCGCCCGCCCCATGAAGATCGTGGTGGACAGCGGCAACGGCATTGCCGGCGCCTCGGCCCCCGGCATCTTCCGCGCGCTGGGCTGCGAGGTGATCGAGCTGTTTTCCGAGGTGGACGGCAACTTCCCCAACCACCATCCCGACCCCAGCAAGCCCGAGAACCTGCGCGACCTGATCGCCACGCTGCAGTCGAGCGACGCCGAACTGGGCCTGGCCTTCGACGGCGACGGCGACCGGCTGGGCATCGTCACCAAGGACGGCCAGAACATCTTCCCCGACCGCCAGATGATGCTGTTCGCCCGCGACGTGCTCTCGCGCGTGCCCGGCGGCCACATCCTCTTCGACGTGAAGTGCACCCAGCGCCTGGCGCCCGCCATCGCCGAAGCGGGCGGCCAACCCGTCATGTACAAGACCGGCCACTCGCTCATCAAGGCGCGCATGAAGGAACTCGACTCGCCCCTGGGCGGCGAGATGAGCGGGCACATCTTCTTCAAGGAGCGCTGGTTCGGCTTCGACGACGGCACCTATGCCGGCTGCCGCCTGCTCGAAATCCTGAGCCGCGAAAGCGACCCCGGCGCCGTGCTGAACGGCCTGCCCACCAGCCATTCCACGCCCGAGTTGAACGTGTCGTGCGCCGAGGGCGAACCCCACCGCCTGACCGCCGAACTGCAGGCCCTGGCCGCCGAAACCTTCGCCGCCCCGGCCGAGATCAACACCATCGACGGCCTGCGCGTGGACTGGCCGGACGGCTTCGGCCTCATCCGCGCGAGCAACACCACGCCCGTGCTGGTGCTGCGCTTCGAAGGCCACACGCCCGAGGCGCTGGCGCGCATCGAAGCGGCCATGCTCGCGCTGCTGCACCGGGTCAAGCCCGACGCGCACGTGGGTGCCGCGGCCCACTGA
- a CDS encoding DNA-3-methyladenine glycosylase 2 family protein, with amino-acid sequence MTTPRPALATDADDARYRAMAARDARFDGRFFTGVTSTGIYCRPVCAVRTPRRENCRFFALAAQAESAGFRPCLRCRPELAPRALAWSVQDAPDILVREALRLLEGEGAWEAAATGPSPLQRLAARLGVSDRHLRRIFETALGVSPLQYLQTRRLLAAKQLLTDTDLPVTQVALASGFGSVRRFNAAFAGHYGLNPTQLRKTGAGAAAGGASSTVRLAYRPPLDVPALLAFFAKRQIHAVESVSTEGEQALRRTVRLVVGGQVHAGWLSARFDPDRPQVLLQTSDNLHPVLPMVIARVRALLDLDADPQAINAVLHGAFPEGDGLRVPGAFDGFELAVRAVLGQQITVAAARTLAQRLMERFGEPIGTPWPALTRLFPSPAVLAGAAGDALGQLGIVRQRQAAIVALAQAVDSGRLALHGAADVTATTAALCELPGIGDWTAQYIAMRALRWPDAFPAGDVALHKALGVQGERRAAQAATVASQAWRPWRSYAVIRAWTLGGAVAPTAPEPPSL; translated from the coding sequence ATGACTACCCCCCGCCCTGCCCTGGCCACCGACGCCGACGATGCACGCTACCGGGCGATGGCGGCGCGGGATGCACGCTTCGACGGGCGGTTCTTCACCGGCGTGACCTCCACCGGCATCTACTGCCGGCCGGTGTGCGCGGTGCGAACGCCGCGGCGCGAGAACTGCCGTTTCTTCGCGCTGGCCGCCCAGGCCGAGAGCGCGGGTTTTCGGCCCTGCCTGCGCTGCCGGCCCGAACTGGCGCCGCGCGCGCTGGCCTGGTCGGTGCAAGATGCGCCCGACATCCTGGTGCGCGAGGCGCTGCGCCTGCTGGAGGGCGAAGGCGCCTGGGAGGCCGCGGCCACCGGCCCGTCCCCCCTGCAGCGCCTGGCCGCCCGGCTGGGCGTGAGCGACCGGCACCTGCGCCGCATCTTCGAGACGGCCCTGGGCGTGTCGCCCCTGCAATACCTGCAGACGCGCCGCCTGCTGGCCGCCAAGCAGTTGCTGACCGACACCGACCTGCCCGTCACGCAGGTGGCGCTGGCCAGCGGCTTCGGCAGCGTGCGCCGCTTCAACGCGGCGTTTGCCGGGCACTACGGGCTCAATCCCACGCAGTTGCGCAAGACCGGCGCCGGCGCGGCGGCGGGTGGCGCCAGCAGCACGGTGCGCCTGGCCTACCGGCCGCCGCTGGACGTGCCGGCCCTGCTGGCGTTTTTCGCCAAGCGGCAGATCCATGCGGTGGAGTCGGTGTCCACCGAGGGCGAGCAGGCCCTGCGCCGCACGGTGCGGCTGGTGGTGGGCGGGCAGGTGCATGCCGGCTGGCTGAGCGCCCGGTTCGACCCCGACCGCCCCCAGGTGCTGCTGCAGACCAGCGACAACCTGCACCCGGTGCTGCCGATGGTGATCGCGCGGGTGCGCGCCCTGCTCGACCTGGACGCCGACCCGCAGGCCATCAACGCCGTGCTGCACGGGGCCTTCCCCGAGGGCGACGGGCTGCGCGTGCCCGGCGCGTTCGACGGGTTCGAGCTGGCGGTGCGCGCCGTGCTGGGCCAGCAGATCACGGTGGCTGCCGCCCGCACGCTGGCGCAGCGGCTGATGGAGCGCTTCGGCGAGCCCATCGGCACGCCCTGGCCCGCGCTGACGCGGCTGTTCCCCTCGCCCGCGGTGCTGGCGGGCGCAGCGGGCGATGCGCTGGGCCAGCTGGGCATCGTGCGCCAGCGGCAGGCCGCCATCGTGGCGCTGGCGCAGGCGGTGGACAGCGGGCGCCTGGCGCTGCACGGCGCGGCCGATGTGACGGCCACCACGGCGGCGCTGTGCGAGCTGCCGGGCATCGGCGACTGGACGGCGCAGTACATCGCCATGCGCGCGCTGCGCTGGCCCGATGCGTTTCCGGCGGGCGACGTGGCGCTGCACAAGGCCCTCGGGGTGCAGGGCGAGCGGCGCGCGGCCCAGGCGGCCACGGTGGCGTCGCAGGCCTGGCGGCCGTGGCGCAGCTATGCGGTGATCCGCGCGTGGACGCTGGGCGGGGCCGTGGCACCCACGGCACCCGAACCGCCCTCACTATAA
- a CDS encoding 3-deoxy-D-manno-octulosonic acid transferase produces the protein MTPARALYSAITWLAQPLLRAKLRRRAATEPGYGVAVEERFGHYPQAMDSLGPISTTGLGNPFVWVHAVSLGETRAAAILLAELRQLLPGMRLLLTHGTATGRAEGEKLLQPGDVQVWQPWDTPGAVRRFLQQFRPEIGILMETEIWPNLLAGCRQRGIPVVLANARLNAQSLAGARRLSWLSRPAYAGLAAAWAQTDADAERLRAAGARVQGVFGNLKFDVVPDAAQLAQGREWRDAAGRRVVLLASSREGEEAMWLEALQSKRPPAHIPLGHVAINSGVSGAAVAASAAGLPVQWLVVPRHPQRFAQVRELIEAAGLTVSPRSTWGAAPGAADVWLGDSLGEMALYYGLSHAALLGGSYAPLGGQNLIEAAACGCPVVTGPHTFNFAEAARLACEAGAALRVADMAEGVAAAEALVGNGPRLVEAQGRAVAFTGAHRGAALATALAVAQMLRAQVEGLGTSVNQVRQAP, from the coding sequence GTGACCCCCGCCCGCGCCCTGTACTCGGCCATCACCTGGCTGGCCCAGCCGCTGCTGCGCGCCAAGCTGCGCCGCCGCGCCGCCACCGAGCCCGGCTACGGCGTGGCCGTGGAAGAACGCTTCGGCCACTACCCGCAGGCGATGGACAGCCTGGGGCCCATCAGCACCACCGGCCTGGGCAACCCCTTCGTCTGGGTGCATGCCGTCTCGCTGGGCGAGACCCGGGCCGCGGCCATCCTGCTGGCCGAGCTGCGCCAGTTGCTGCCCGGCATGCGCCTGCTGCTCACCCATGGCACCGCCACCGGCCGCGCCGAGGGCGAAAAACTGCTTCAGCCCGGCGATGTGCAGGTCTGGCAGCCGTGGGACACGCCCGGCGCGGTGCGGCGCTTTCTGCAGCAGTTCCGCCCCGAGATCGGCATCCTCATGGAAACCGAGATCTGGCCCAACCTGCTGGCCGGCTGCCGCCAGCGCGGCATTCCCGTGGTGCTGGCCAACGCCCGGCTGAACGCCCAATCGCTTGCCGGGGCGCGCCGGCTGTCGTGGCTGTCCCGCCCCGCCTACGCAGGCCTGGCTGCCGCCTGGGCCCAGACCGACGCCGACGCCGAACGCCTGCGCGCTGCTGGCGCCCGCGTGCAGGGCGTGTTCGGCAATCTCAAGTTCGACGTCGTGCCTGATGCCGCCCAACTGGCGCAGGGCCGCGAATGGCGCGACGCCGCCGGCCGCCGCGTGGTCCTGCTGGCCAGCAGCCGCGAAGGAGAAGAAGCGATGTGGCTGGAGGCCTTGCAGTCAAAACGGCCTCCAGCGCATATTCCACTAGGGCATGTTGCTATCAATTCAGGAGTATCCGGCGCAGCGGTAGCGGCATCGGCAGCCGGCCTGCCCGTGCAATGGCTGGTGGTGCCACGCCACCCCCAGCGCTTCGCCCAGGTGCGGGAACTGATCGAAGCCGCCGGCCTGACCGTCTCGCCCCGCAGCACCTGGGGCGCGGCGCCCGGCGCCGCTGATGTGTGGCTGGGCGACTCGCTGGGCGAGATGGCGCTGTACTACGGCCTCTCGCACGCGGCCCTGCTGGGCGGCAGCTACGCGCCGCTGGGCGGGCAAAACCTGATCGAGGCGGCGGCCTGCGGCTGCCCGGTGGTGACGGGGCCGCACACGTTCAACTTTGCCGAGGCGGCGCGGCTGGCGTGCGAAGCGGGGGCGGCGCTGCGGGTGGCGGACATGGCCGAGGGGGTCGCGGCGGCCGAGGCGCTGGTGGGGAATGGGCCGAGGCTCGTGGAGGCGCAGGGCAGGGCGGTGGCGTTTACCGGGGCGCACCGGGGGGCGGCGTTGGCGACGGCGCTGGCGGTGGCGCAGATGTTGCGCGCGCAGGTGGAGGGCTTGGGGACTTCAGTGAACCAAGTCCGTCAGGCGCCGTAA
- a CDS encoding methylated-DNA--[protein]-cysteine S-methyltransferase, whose amino-acid sequence MQFHPLTVQSRTPTPLGDVRLSASPLGLSGLWFDGQRHQPEALLGGPGAWPVDDAHPLLLRAAAQLHEYLDGRRTRFDLPLDLSGGTPFQQAVWQALLGIPCGATTSYGALSRLLERPLAVRAVGAAVGRNPVSVIVPCHRVVGAAGSLTGYAGGLPRKAWLLQREGAMPSAGGWHDGGPGKLPLFGRETHMAAAGAAA is encoded by the coding sequence ATGCAGTTCCATCCCCTCACCGTGCAAAGCCGCACGCCCACGCCGTTGGGCGATGTGCGCCTGTCCGCCTCCCCGCTGGGCCTGTCGGGCCTGTGGTTCGACGGCCAGCGCCACCAGCCCGAGGCGTTGCTCGGCGGCCCCGGTGCCTGGCCAGTGGACGACGCCCATCCGCTGCTGCTGCGCGCCGCAGCGCAGCTCCACGAGTACCTGGACGGCCGGCGCACCCGCTTCGACCTGCCGCTGGACCTGTCGGGCGGCACGCCGTTCCAGCAGGCCGTGTGGCAGGCGCTGCTGGGCATTCCCTGCGGCGCCACCACCAGCTACGGCGCCCTGAGCCGCCTGCTGGAGCGCCCGCTGGCCGTGCGCGCCGTGGGCGCGGCGGTGGGCCGCAACCCGGTGAGCGTGATCGTGCCGTGCCACCGCGTGGTGGGCGCGGCGGGCAGCCTGACGGGCTATGCCGGCGGCCTGCCGCGCAAGGCGTGGCTGCTGCAGCGCGAGGGCGCCATGCCCTCTGCTGGTGGGTGGCACGACGGCGGCCCCGGCAAGCTGCCGCTGTTTGGCAGGGAGACGCACATGGCCGCCGCAGGGGCCGCGGCATGA
- a CDS encoding carbon-nitrogen hydrolase family protein, which translates to MNPRAFPPLYTVAAAQSISLPGDVPANVQAHLAMVQAAALEGVQLLVFPELSLTGYELELAARHVLGADDAVLAPLREAARAHGMAVVVGAPVAPAVPGGLPAIGAWVFEPDGRAALYRKRHLHPGENTFASPGTEDFHVRPLAGQPTALAVCADTTHPKHARAARGGGAALYACGSVISEGAHARETAQLQGYATEWGMAVLLANHGAPTGGYACAGRSAFWAPGGACVVAAPGTGTCLVIAERNGDDGWRGRVLHTQPGRPGTAGVAGQ; encoded by the coding sequence TTGAATCCCCGCGCGTTCCCACCGCTGTACACCGTGGCCGCGGCGCAGTCGATCTCCCTCCCCGGCGATGTACCGGCCAACGTGCAGGCGCACCTGGCCATGGTGCAGGCCGCGGCCCTTGAAGGCGTGCAACTGCTCGTCTTCCCCGAGCTGTCGCTCACGGGCTATGAGCTCGAGCTGGCGGCCCGCCATGTGCTCGGCGCGGACGATGCCGTGCTGGCGCCGCTGCGCGAGGCCGCCCGCGCCCACGGCATGGCCGTGGTGGTCGGCGCGCCCGTGGCGCCCGCCGTGCCGGGCGGCCTGCCGGCCATCGGCGCCTGGGTGTTCGAGCCCGATGGCCGCGCCGCCCTGTACCGCAAGCGCCACCTGCACCCCGGCGAAAACACCTTCGCCAGCCCGGGCACCGAGGATTTCCATGTGCGGCCCCTGGCCGGCCAACCCACCGCGCTGGCCGTGTGCGCCGACACCACGCACCCTAAACACGCCCGCGCCGCACGCGGGGGCGGTGCGGCCCTGTACGCCTGCGGCTCGGTGATCTCCGAAGGCGCCCATGCGCGCGAGACCGCGCAGCTGCAGGGCTACGCCACCGAGTGGGGCATGGCCGTGCTGCTGGCCAACCACGGCGCGCCCACCGGCGGCTACGCCTGCGCGGGCCGCAGCGCCTTCTGGGCGCCGGGCGGCGCGTGCGTGGTGGCCGCCCCGGGCACGGGCACCTGCCTGGTCATCGCGGAGCGCAACGGCGACGACGGGTGGCGGGGCCGCGTGCTCCACACCCAACCCGGCCGGCCCGGCACCGCGGGCGTGGCAGGGCAGTGA
- a CDS encoding sensor domain-containing protein has product MGYEIFFLGGLHLLLIAVLALLPGSELLQPSRRTRVQAGLVAGLASVLIMVFTRAFDPLYADLPHPTVTAVCALMFGPLAGALCAAATAVGFWVLSAGPLNAGLGVIASVLAVSLLWRAVRQGTGLNLWVAIVALAACLPPLMLWWREGSAGFLPDGDLLPWLQQMPWRYGMGFLILGGGTQLLCGRAQSLQTLLRQEQELLMALDATGGGRWEWDVPQRRFSYRGSFYQAFGLEDRDTRRGAGSAARDASDWQRWNERRHPDDAARLATYLQRAMEGQEDSFNAEFRMQDIEGRWRWVIARGQVAERDAHGRPVRLVGMDLDVTSLHEMQEALRLSEIKYTTIYQMLPDPAGVTRLADGCYLDVNEAFTELLGYTREETLGRTSLELNIWVYPEQRAQMVAMHRRDGYVDRMPMVAQRGNRPIPGLMSARPVTMSGEECIVFVFHDMTAEERSRAQLMDANRLLQQAGRMARMGAWEHIVGEGLVYWSDVSYSIHGLPPDAPLPRNDYLERFVAPPFREMLRERFRQCIVDQAEWSMEVQIVRADDGRSVWVSASAEPVLENGHVTRVRGVIQDIDESRRATERLSQSEDRFARVFRLMPYPMGLSRRDDGAYIDVNPAWEAMLGIPRDEAIGRTSVELGIVTQEERAALVKSVQDRTAINGVEITMHTRHDGSRTVLQSMHSTEIDGVPAWLFSGHDITERKRMEDQVREREALLSLTISAASIGLWDWNLQTGTLTGDRRWRDLQGLPPAGGDPSPVHWTAGMAPADIEAVTTELARHTAHPATPFDATWQIALPQGPGRWVRNLGKIVDHDEAGRPQRMLGVGIDVSSQRVQEELLQKLAHFDALTGLPNRVLLATRLQQVMARARERGQLLGVAYLDLDDFKPVNDRLGHDAGDRLLVIVAGRLTRALRPVDCVARLGGDEFVILLPDLATRADGERLLRRVMESVAAPYTLGTERVAVTVTASVGYTIYPDDDADADALLRHADQAMYAAKQSGRNRFHAFDAAQERALQSHREQGEKVRDAIAAGEFALFLQPKVDMRLGTVVGAEALARWHHPQRGTLSPGAFLHLMDGTDLETVFGEWVVDTALDCIAALLRAGLRLPVSVNISAQHLQREGFADWLAGRLAQRPDVPANLLDMEITESAALYDIGHVALQLQQLRDLGVTVSLDDFGTGYSSLTYLRRLPMDTLKLDQSFVHGMMTDSGDLAIVQGVIGLARSFGYSIVAEGVETVEQGQMLQQMGCALAQGYCIARPMPADELPQWLAQWHAPEGWQPRRGL; this is encoded by the coding sequence ATGGGCTATGAAATCTTCTTTCTCGGCGGGCTGCATCTTCTGCTGATCGCCGTACTGGCGCTGCTGCCCGGCAGCGAGCTGCTGCAGCCGTCGCGGCGCACCCGGGTGCAGGCCGGCCTGGTGGCAGGGCTTGCCTCGGTGCTGATCATGGTGTTCACCCGGGCATTCGATCCCCTGTATGCCGATCTGCCCCACCCCACCGTGACGGCCGTGTGTGCGCTCATGTTCGGCCCGCTGGCCGGTGCCCTTTGCGCGGCGGCCACCGCCGTCGGCTTTTGGGTGCTGTCCGCCGGCCCGCTTAACGCAGGGCTGGGCGTGATCGCCTCGGTGCTGGCCGTGAGCCTGCTGTGGCGTGCGGTGCGCCAGGGCACGGGGCTGAATCTTTGGGTGGCGATCGTTGCCCTGGCCGCCTGCCTGCCGCCACTCATGCTGTGGTGGCGCGAAGGGTCGGCGGGCTTCTTGCCGGACGGAGACCTGCTGCCCTGGCTGCAGCAGATGCCCTGGCGCTATGGCATGGGCTTTTTGATCCTGGGCGGGGGCACGCAACTGCTGTGCGGCCGGGCCCAGTCGCTGCAGACGCTGCTCCGGCAGGAGCAAGAGCTGCTCATGGCGCTCGATGCCACCGGCGGCGGCCGCTGGGAGTGGGACGTGCCCCAGCGCCGGTTCTCCTACCGCGGCAGCTTCTATCAGGCCTTCGGGCTGGAAGACCGCGACACCCGCCGTGGCGCCGGCTCGGCGGCTCGGGATGCGAGCGACTGGCAGCGCTGGAACGAGCGCCGCCACCCCGACGACGCCGCCCGCCTGGCCACCTACCTGCAGCGCGCGATGGAGGGGCAGGAAGACAGCTTCAACGCCGAGTTCCGCATGCAGGACATAGAGGGCCGCTGGCGCTGGGTGATCGCCCGGGGCCAGGTGGCCGAGCGCGACGCGCACGGACGGCCGGTGCGCCTGGTGGGCATGGACCTGGACGTCACCTCCCTGCACGAGATGCAGGAGGCGTTGCGGCTGTCGGAGATCAAATACACCACCATCTACCAGATGCTGCCCGACCCCGCCGGGGTGACGCGGCTGGCCGACGGCTGCTACCTGGACGTGAACGAGGCCTTCACCGAACTGCTGGGCTACACCCGGGAAGAGACCTTGGGCCGCACCTCGCTGGAGCTGAACATCTGGGTCTACCCCGAGCAGCGCGCGCAGATGGTGGCGATGCACCGGCGCGACGGCTACGTGGACCGCATGCCCATGGTGGCCCAGCGCGGCAACCGGCCCATTCCCGGCCTGATGTCGGCGCGGCCCGTGACGATGTCGGGCGAGGAGTGCATCGTCTTCGTGTTCCACGACATGACGGCCGAAGAGCGCAGCCGCGCCCAGCTCATGGACGCCAACCGCCTGCTGCAGCAGGCCGGACGCATGGCCCGCATGGGTGCGTGGGAGCACATCGTGGGCGAGGGACTGGTGTACTGGTCCGATGTGTCGTACAGCATTCACGGCCTGCCGCCCGACGCGCCGCTGCCGCGCAACGATTACCTGGAGCGGTTCGTGGCACCGCCATTCCGCGAGATGCTGCGCGAGCGGTTCCGCCAGTGCATCGTCGATCAGGCCGAGTGGAGCATGGAGGTGCAGATCGTGCGGGCCGACGACGGGCGGAGCGTCTGGGTCAGCGCCAGCGCCGAGCCCGTGCTGGAGAACGGCCACGTCACCCGCGTGCGCGGCGTGATCCAGGACATCGACGAATCCCGGCGCGCTACCGAACGGCTGAGCCAGTCCGAGGACCGCTTCGCCCGCGTGTTCCGACTCATGCCCTACCCCATGGGCCTGTCGCGCCGCGATGACGGCGCCTACATCGACGTCAACCCCGCCTGGGAGGCGATGCTGGGCATTCCCCGGGACGAGGCCATCGGCCGCACCTCCGTCGAGCTGGGCATCGTCACGCAAGAAGAGCGCGCGGCGCTCGTGAAGTCCGTGCAGGACCGCACCGCCATCAACGGCGTGGAAATCACGATGCACACGCGCCACGACGGTTCGCGCACGGTGCTGCAGTCCATGCACTCCACCGAGATCGACGGCGTGCCGGCCTGGCTGTTCTCGGGGCATGACATCACCGAACGCAAGCGCATGGAAGACCAGGTGCGCGAGCGCGAGGCGCTGCTGTCGCTCACCATCTCGGCCGCCTCCATCGGCCTGTGGGACTGGAACCTGCAGACCGGCACGCTCACCGGCGACCGCCGCTGGCGCGACCTGCAGGGCCTGCCACCCGCCGGCGGCGACCCGTCGCCGGTGCACTGGACCGCCGGCATGGCGCCCGCCGACATCGAGGCGGTCACCACCGAACTGGCACGCCACACCGCCCACCCCGCCACGCCGTTCGACGCCACCTGGCAGATCGCGCTGCCCCAGGGGCCCGGCCGCTGGGTGCGCAACCTGGGCAAGATCGTGGACCACGACGAGGCCGGCCGGCCGCAGCGCATGCTGGGCGTGGGCATCGACGTGAGCAGCCAGCGCGTGCAGGAAGAGCTGCTGCAAAAGCTCGCCCATTTCGATGCGCTCACCGGCCTGCCCAACCGGGTGCTGCTGGCCACGCGGCTGCAGCAGGTCATGGCGCGGGCGCGTGAGCGGGGCCAGTTGCTGGGCGTGGCCTACCTCGACCTGGACGACTTCAAGCCCGTGAACGACCGGCTCGGCCACGACGCGGGCGACCGCCTGCTGGTGATCGTGGCCGGCCGTCTCACGCGGGCATTGCGCCCCGTGGACTGCGTGGCGCGGCTGGGCGGCGACGAATTCGTCATCCTGCTGCCCGACCTGGCGACCCGCGCCGACGGCGAGCGCCTGCTGCGCCGGGTGATGGAAAGCGTGGCCGCGCCCTACACCCTGGGCACTGAGCGCGTCGCCGTGACGGTGACGGCCAGCGTGGGCTACACCATCTACCCCGACGACGACGCGGACGCCGATGCCCTGCTGCGCCATGCCGACCAGGCCATGTACGCGGCCAAGCAGTCCGGGCGCAACCGCTTCCACGCCTTCGACGCCGCGCAGGAGCGCGCGCTGCAAAGCCACCGCGAACAGGGCGAGAAGGTGCGCGATGCCATCGCGGCGGGCGAATTCGCCCTCTTCCTGCAGCCCAAGGTGGACATGCGCCTGGGCACGGTGGTAGGCGCCGAGGCGCTGGCACGCTGGCACCACCCGCAGCGCGGCACCCTGTCGCCCGGCGCCTTCCTGCACCTCATGGACGGCACCGACCTGGAGACCGTCTTCGGCGAGTGGGTGGTGGACACGGCGCTGGACTGCATCGCCGCCCTGCTGCGCGCCGGCCTGCGGCTACCGGTGAGCGTTAACATCTCGGCCCAGCACCTGCAGCGCGAAGGCTTTGCCGACTGGCTGGCCGGCCGCCTGGCGCAGCGGCCCGACGTGCCCGCAAACCTGCTGGACATGGAGATCACCGAAAGCGCGGCGCTCTACGACATCGGCCACGTCGCGCTGCAGCTGCAGCAGTTGCGCGACCTGGGCGTCACGGTGTCGCTGGACGATTTCGGCACGGGGTACTCGTCGCTCACCTACCTGCGCCGCCTGCCCATGGACACGCTCAAGCTCGACCAGAGCTTCGTGCACGGGATGATGACCGACTCGGGCGACCTGGCCATCGTGCAGGGCGTGATCGGGCTGGCGCGCTCGTTCGGCTACTCCATCGT
- a CDS encoding DMT family transporter encodes MSARASAAPGAAPGTAPKAWLGEFILLSALWGASFLFMRLGAAEFGALPAAGLRVGLATLFLWPILLRQGQWPALRQHWRPIMLAGVVNSAIPFALFAWAVMHLATGLTSILNATVPLFGALVAWVWLGDRITRLRWLGLALGFIGVALLAWRAPAGMGLKTGHAGWALAACLLASSCYAVAASFARRYLTGIPPLATATGSQLGATLGLALPALWFWPAQAPGLRAWAAVVALAVLCTGIAYILYFRLISHAGPSRALAVTFLAPVFAVFYGAVFLHEAVTPWMVGCGMVIVCGTMLSTGLIGPRRRTGAG; translated from the coding sequence ATGAGCGCGCGGGCATCCGCCGCGCCCGGGGCCGCGCCAGGCACCGCACCCAAGGCGTGGCTGGGCGAATTCATCTTGCTGTCGGCGCTGTGGGGCGCCTCGTTTCTGTTCATGCGGCTGGGTGCGGCGGAGTTCGGCGCATTGCCTGCCGCGGGCCTGCGCGTCGGGTTGGCCACGCTCTTTTTATGGCCGATCCTGCTGCGCCAGGGCCAGTGGCCGGCGCTGCGCCAGCACTGGCGGCCGATCATGCTGGCCGGGGTGGTCAACTCCGCCATTCCGTTCGCGCTGTTCGCCTGGGCGGTGATGCATCTGGCGACCGGGCTCACATCCATCCTGAACGCCACGGTGCCGCTCTTCGGTGCGCTGGTGGCCTGGGTGTGGCTGGGCGACCGCATCACGCGGCTGCGCTGGCTCGGGCTGGCGCTGGGGTTCATCGGCGTGGCGCTGCTGGCCTGGCGTGCGCCGGCAGGCATGGGTCTCAAGACCGGGCATGCCGGCTGGGCGCTGGCCGCCTGCCTGCTGGCTTCGTCGTGCTACGCGGTGGCGGCCAGCTTTGCGCGGCGCTATCTCACCGGCATTCCGCCGCTGGCCACCGCGACCGGCAGCCAGTTGGGCGCCACTTTGGGCCTGGCGCTGCCGGCCCTGTGGTTCTGGCCCGCGCAGGCACCCGGCCTGCGCGCCTGGGCCGCAGTGGTGGCGCTGGCGGTGCTGTGCACCGGCATTGCGTACATCCTGTACTTCCGCCTGATCTCGCACGCCGGGCCCAGCCGGGCGCTGGCGGTGACCTTTCTGGCGCCGGTGTTCGCGGTCTTCTACGGCGCGGTCTTTCTGCACGAGGCCGTCACGCCGTGGATGGTGGGCTGCGGGATGGTGATCGTTTGCGGCACGATGCTGTCCACCGGGCTCATCGGGCCGCGGCGGCGCACGGGTGCGGGCTAG